TGTCTTTCCTCTTGATTTTTTCTCTTTCCCTTGTCTCCAAACTTAGGCCGCAATGTTGAGAACTTGAGATGCCAACATGACCCCTAAATAAATTAGGGATAATTAGATTTGAGCCCCTAGCTGGGTAATTAGATTTGAGCCCCTAGCTGGGTAATTAGATTTGAGCCCCTAGCTGGGTCACGCACGTTAGATTTGCCCCTAAATTCAAAAAACCCTCATTTCCGGCCAAGCTCGTTTGCTCCTCTTATACTTTTACCCTTTGATTGTTTGATTGTCACTTTGAAAACTTTATAACAGATTCATATTAACTAAGAAAAATACAaatgagatatcaaaatgttcggaaaaacatcacctatgtgtgcatgtcatttgcattcatggaaAAATGTTGGAAAATCCCCATCTCAGCTCGAGCCCATATGATCTCGGCTTGAAAAGTAattcttttaaaaaaaatcaaaaatttctaTCTTTTGTGGTAAAAAATGTCAAAAGTCTTGACTTCTTAAAGTTTCATCATTTTtttccacgacttccacgaatgtcatttcaaGACGAAACTTTGTCATTTCAAGACGAAACTTTGCAAGAACTCAAAACATTAGTTAGTGTTTGCCACAAAAAAATCTGAATTGTTTAAATTTTTCTCTTTTTCCGGAATTTACTGTTCACCTGAGCTCATATGAGCTCGAGCTGAGATATTCCGCTTGAAACAAGGAGTTGAtatacttttttcatgaatgcaaatgacatgcacatataggtgatgtttttttgAACGTATTGATATCTTGTTTGTATTTTTCTGAGTTAATATGaatttgttatgaagttttcaaagtgccggACAAatgttcaaagggaaaaatcacaaGAGGAGTAAATGATCTTGGGTAGAAATGAGGGTTTTTTGAATTTAGGGGCAAATCAAACtggtgtgacccaactaggggctcgAATATAATTGTCCTGCAACATCACTTAGATACAAGACCTAGCTAAGAGACAATTCATTGGGGTGATTGTATCTAAAAGTCATCCACCGCCTAGGGTGACGTGTTAATAGCCAAATCGTTGGGAGTGCCCTTAGGGCGCGAGCCTAATTCACTTCGCCAAGAGAGTATGGATTTACAAAATCTACCACCTAGGTTCAAACCCCTCATTGATGTGAATTGAATTTTCTATGTATACTATGGGTGTCTCTCTTATACATTTTGTTTAAAATAGAAGTTGCCCTTCTGCACCGACTTCACAAATGACATGGTGTGGGTGGTGTTCTCGTCTAGACCCACATCCACGTCATGGCGCCCTCTTCATGTCCGACGGTGATGGAGGCTTCCGATCTTGATCTAGATATTTCTTTTTGTAATGTTAATAACATTTGAGACGAGCTTCCTTTTTCCTACGAGATTGCCTTATGTGCGCATCTATCTGGGACAGCTCCGAAACTTTCCTTGGATCGGGACATGCTATACGTGGCATCTGTCTAAGACAGCGGTAAAGGCCACTGGCCACCTCATATGCTTTATTTTTTTTACTTGAGATAGTACTCCTTtgatttctttttactccgcatattaggttCATCTGAACTCAATCTTGTTGAAGAACCAAGTTTATAAAACAACCAACATTTACATACCAAATCCGTATCATTAGATCCATCATGGAATCtactttcatattatatttatttggTGTTGTAGATGTTGCTATTTTGAAATATAAATAtgatcaaactttacaaagtttgatttaagacaaaacttatatgtgaagtaaaaagaaacggagggagtactatttgtaATAGTGTTAAAAGTTAGACGCTAAGAATTGAGAAACATAATTTACCATGGTGCAGTAATTAGATAGAGCCGTAAGATTGAGACCATGCAAGTACTATTAGCAAGAAAAATAACCTCTAGCTTTCACCACATTAGCTAATACAATCGAACATTTTTCTCTAGAAAACTGGAATTACTGCCTCTAGAAAGAAATTAGTAGGAGGGCCTCCATATTCTAGAAATACATTAGTAGGAGTAGTTTTAGCTAATATAATCAATCATTTTTCTCTAAAAATACACTAGTAGGAGCAGGCGGTCGACAAATACATTAGCTAATATAATCAATCATTTTTCTCTAGAAAACAGGAATTACTGCCTCTAGAAAGACATCAGTAGGAGGGCCTCCAAATTCTAGAAAGAAATTAGTAGGAGTAGTTTTAGTGATGGTAACCCCTAAATTCTAGGGTCAACAAATTAACCTAATTTCCATTCTATTAAGGCAATTGTTTTACTCAGATCTGGAGTAGCAAGTAAAGCCGCCTAAAACCGGCAGATTACAAGTGATACTCAAGTAACGGCTGTATATAATTTTTACAAATATCTGAGTGTTATCTCAATAGTCACTTTCCGTGTAATTTGTTCATATAAACCAAAATGCCAAAACATGTTTGTTGTGTTGTCTGGCTCTAGGGTTATGTCCGAAACTAGCAATAACCTAAGGAGCACTCTAGGACATTCACCAGCAACAAGCCCACAACCGCTTCTGTGCTAACTTCTCTATCTTGAACAGTACATAGTACATTGATGGCTATAATTGTGGGGCAGAAATTCAATGATTCCAACAAGATAAAGCAAGTGCTATTATTGTACcatctgccagcagggtgcccaaATAAGCAAATCATTTGAAAGGTCGAAAACCTACTCGAATGTTTCTTGTTGAAGAAACTATCAATTGTGCATGATTGATTCAGACGTTTTGGAGGCACGCTTTTCATGCATATATATTCCATGATGAGCATAAACTGGACACCCCTGCATGCTTACCTATAGTCTATAGCTAGATCGAGATGACAGTAACAGCCCGgaaacaagcaaaacaagaataagTTTATATTCAAACTGTGTACAGCTTATGCTAAACTGGGCAGATAAGCTATTTTGTTTACCATAATCTGGTCAAGCAATAAGACTGACACCTGCGCAGCCCCAAAAGCAGTAGTTGAGTTTTTTTTTCTCCCTTGCAAACCAGCATGTCGACCTAGCTCCCGGATATAATCCTAGTATGGTTATATTAATTAGGTTTTGGCATGGAAATTGCATGGCTCTGATGCATTTCTCATTCAAAAGAGCCGTTGAACCTACAAAAAGGACATTCCAGTGCTTGCCGTGCACTATACGTATAGTGTATGCACGAATAGTGATGCACCTGCCTGAATTATTGGGAGCATGCAGGTGCTCACTCTCTGCAACCACTCATAGGACATGCTAGTTATTATGTCATAATTAGCGAGCATCAATTTCTGCGTCCTATGAAATTTAAGATCGCGTGATAGACTGACAGGATACTAACACTATACCAGCATATGGGACGCACTCAAAACCTGACAATTTGGAAAATGAAACAAAATTTGGTATAAAAAACATATTTCTATATATACTCGTGCAAGCCCTTGTTTCAATATTGAATTTCAATATAGATCTACAATCTAATGTATATACATTGTTTTTTGTTTCTGTCCCGTTATCTCTTGATAATGGAACCCTATCCGTTTTATGGATCACATGGAATAAAATATACGCACATATACATATGGACGTCTTTCTAAAGATTTGATTTCAGTATAAATCTACCATTTTGGGAAGGCCTACAGTTGTGTTAGCCCAtccactccctccgttcctaaataattgaaGTTCTAGAACTTTTTTAAGTCGAACTTTTTGAAGTTTCACCGAGTCTGTAGAAAAAACTACTAAGATCTACAACATTAaacatatataatataaaaaatacatttcaTAGTGAACCTACTGAAGCAAATTTGATGTGGTagatattgatatatatttatattGAGTCAAACTTCATGATGTTTAACTTAAGACAAATCTAGAACTtcaattattttggaacggagtaagAGAGAGGGGTAGAGTGAAAGCCAAAACAGAAAAATTACAGTGATGCCAAGAAGCTCTGAACCCAAGCCTCGAGAATCGTCATacaaatggagggggagggggagcaacGCCTGCACCATCCTAACCAAATATATTCCTCATACCTAACCAAATCTTAATAATTCATCCAGTAGTTTTTTTTTTAGTAAGTTAGACTTTTTTATAGGTGATGAAGATAGTACAAGTAATGTGCAGAACGTGAACCAACCTATGATTGGATGGTTAGGTGGTGGTATCCCCAACCTACTtgggttcaagtcctagacttgacgTTGGTGTttgcatttttctgaatttatttcagactttttggcgatgttcgttcagtgggaggagacgttgccGTCGACTATGAGGCGTTtgtggtgacttcgtcaatcttaCGATGCTATGCTAACTTAGTCTCTCGGACGTGTACATAGGGATAGAATGTGCGTGCATGCGTTCATACGGGCGAGTGTATGCTCGTCTATGTGAGCAATTTTGATTGTATTGTGCTAAAAAAAGCAATGTGCAGAACTCCCCTAAAAAATAATGTGCAGCACATTATTGGCGTGCAAAAAAATTGTACCTATTATTAGGTATATATATCTACTACTGCCCAAAAAGTCAGTACTCAGAAAGCTTCCTCAGCGTGTATATATGGATGAGCTCGCTGCTTGCCAGCAGAATATATATGAATGAGTTAATTAACCCAGTCATATCCAAATTAAAGCTAGCAGGAAAAACAAAGGCACATCGATAAATTGAAAATGATCTACAATCTTAATCACTGAAGTTGGAAAACAATGTACTTGAGCTGATCCAAGTTGCGCAGCATCAACTAATTTGCCACATAAATATTAATCTGGACACCTAATCAGATCGAATCGATCATGCATCATTCTCCAATTAATTCCAACTCCGCCGTGTCGCGGTCGCCGGCCCCGGCCGTCGTGGTCGCGGTCCATCCATCGATCCTAGTGATCCTCTTCCTTTACTTGTCTTTCATCCATCTCCAACACACAACAGATAAATTAATCAGAAGAACAACTACTCTTCTCTGCTACTACTACGTACCCACTAGCAGCTACTCCTAATTCCGCCACTAGCTAGCTGGTCACCTCTCTAATAAGAATATGGAGAGAGTGATTAAGGTGTAGCTAGCTAGCTCTTGCGGGGTAGATCAAGCAAGAAGATGGACGCGTGCCTGATCTGATGATGGAGTAGGTATTAGTGGTTCAAAACTGCCTGCCGGTGCCGGGGCCGGTGTTATCCCTCCTGTCCATGGCTTCGAACATGAAATTACCGGAGCCGCTGGCGCCGGCGCCGGAGGTGGAGGCGTCGGGGACGGGGAGGCCCccgcgggaggaggcggcggcggcggcgcggtcgccCTCGAGCTCCCGGAACTTGAGGAGGTACCTGCGCATGGGGTCGACGTAGTCGTCGAAGCCGAGCGCGGAGAAGGCCCAGCAGACGTCGTCGCCGTTGACGGTCTTGCGCTTCTCCTTGTGGCACTTGTCGGAGGCCTCCCCGGTGACGAAGCTGATGAACTCGGACACGCACTCCTGCatcgtctccttggcctccttggaCACCTTGGCGTTGGGGGGCAGCACCTGCTTCATGATCCGCCCCACGTTGGCGATGGGCAGCAGCCGGTCCTGCTCCTTGATACCCTGGTCCCCCGACCCGCCGCCGCCGTGCAGCCGCTCCGGCGGgctgcccccgcccccgcccccgcccccgccgccgacgccgctgccGCTCCCGCTGCCGCCGCCGAGATGGGTATAGTGGTGGTCGGCCATCGATCGATCTGCTCCTTCGATCTTGGGTCGCTGGCTAGCTAGCTAGGCTCCCGTCTTTTATACGGGCGGTGCGTGGGCGTGACCAGCTTGGGAATTGAATGGACTGGACACGGCGGGGCGGTGCAGCGCAGGAGCGTGGCGAGGCGAGCTACTTTTCTCTCGCCGTGGTGCTTACACTTGTAACCGGCTGGTGGCGGAGCGGGTACATATATAAATGAACGAGGAGGGAGAATATGCCGGGCTGTGTTGGTGGCTGGGCTGGGCGCGTTGAAATGTCTCCGCCTGCGGCCTCGTGCTCCTGCTCGTGGCTCTGGCTCTGTCCGCCTGGGTGACGACGACGACTGGCTCTCAGTGCCTGCACCCCTGCAAACCTACGCACTACTGCACTGTAGCTACGCAGCGGCCGGAGCTGGCCTTCCTTAATCACGCACGCGGCGGTGCTCAGGCCCGCCGGCCGGCCTGCCTGACTGGTTGATTTGTTTTCGATTTCCATTGTCTGTTCATGGCCGGCCCCGTGCCAATGCAGTGTCTTCGACCGCCACACGGACATCTTCGCGAGGGTATTTCGTCTTCTGAAATGGCATTATGTGCCCTAGGGGAGGAGTTGGAACTGCTAGGACACATGATCAGAGACAAACATGTTGTTTGTTTCCAGGATTGGATACTTCTAAAAAGAGTGAAATGCATGGTACTCCCTCctttcatctatatagggcctaatgcgttttacgAGGCTAACTTTGCCTAGCACCTAATGGCTTTTCTTTAGCTTTTCCCCCTTTCTCTTCTATTTTGTGACATGCTCCCTCTGCAaataaatataagacattttaggtTGAtgtttatatttgtttacagatgtAGTACTTACTGCTTTACTGAAAATTACCATAGGACGATTGTTCTATGGTCCAGGGCTTAAAAATGGCATTTGGTAGCACTTAATTGGCTCACTGAAGCATTGTTATTCTTTAGGTACTGCTAACTAGCGAACGTTCGCTGGGAAGGAACTTCCAGCGAACACACTCACAATTGTTTGATCGAGGTCAAACgtgaaagtttttcaatgaaagatgacTTCTCTACCGTGAAATTGGCATCCTAGTCTGAAGAAATTGCCACCCCTTACAAATAAACTTGCCATGGAAAAGTTGGCACCTGCCATCCTCTCCAGTGAATATTAGTCAGCTAAGAGGGTCCTATTCTATGTGCATCACATGACACAAAAGCCGGGGGTATATCCCCGTTTTTGAAAAGAAATGTTCTTGTTCTTCTAGTAGTTGGTCCGGTGCCAAAATTTTGGCACCACCGCCACTAGTGCCTTATGCTTATGCTTTGGGCGCCATGTGCCAATGTTGGAGGCCGACACACGATATTAGTTGGTGTCGTATATTCATTGTGGGAGCTTCTTAATGCACTTGGTTCGCTTATGGAAACCTTTGACATAGGCACGAGATGTAAAAATGACCCATTCCCTCCGCATGTTTCCAAATCTTGCCAACTCCCTAAACCCTAACGTGTCCATCCACCCCCACTGACCGTAAGCCCTCGTCCTTCACCCTCATTCAGTGTCAATTTCATCCCTTCGACCCATGCCTTTCGACCATGGAGTCAATTTTAAATTTGACCGAATGCCCAAGAACCTAGCTAGCAAATTGTTAGGTAGTCGATAGTGTTTAGACAAAGTGGAGTTAGTTGTTTGGCTAGTCAGCTTCTCAATAATACGTAAGATAGAGGCCACCATTGACCCAAGAAATTCACACGATTTTGAATGTTGCTTCAGAGTCGGGGATGGGAGGGGGGATTCAAAGGGCCTCTGACAACCATCTGTTTGCACGGGAAGAAATTCCCCACCCCCTCCTCTACTTAGGACAATCGTGGGCATTGCAACAGATGGCGTTTGTAGGCCTTTTGTAATACAAAAAAGTTTATTCACTCAAATGTCACATCAAGAGGATACAAGCGTAAAGTTTTTACACTTAGCCTATGCATATCTAGATGCACATAACCCTAACACCGGACATTCAAATGAGCTGAAATATATAAACAAATACAGTTTGACAAATAACGAACACCATCCTAAGCTAATGGAGGGTCATTCCGAAGACTACACTGTCATCCGTGCCGAGTGAGCACCTCCTTGGCCACCCGCTCCCGATGTGCAAAGAACTCACTATGCCTCTGAGGGCTGAAGTAATGACCAAACACGGATCCAATGCGTACACAAATAATTAACGCGTGGAGAGAAAATTAGGGCTGCCGTGCTCGTCAGAAAGTTAAATCTAAGCTTGACGTGTAGGTGCATGGCAAGTAGCTAGCCAAAGACCAAACATGTTTGGGATACTTCGAGGCCATGCAGTAGACCTGGTGCCGGTTAACGATGACCAAGTACCATCCATTGGGTGCCAGCGCGCCCTACGCGCTAGAGGCCGGGTCTCCCGTTTCAGATCGCCTACAGCCAGCTAACCATAGAATAATACTACTATCACTTACTACGAGCTAGTGGTGTGGTAGCGGGGAGGTAAACTCGATCCGATTACGTACGTTTACAGCAAAGCAGATCGCTCGCGAGATCTGCAGACAACGTTACAGGAACTACTGGTTGTAGCCAGAGCGGTACGTACGGCCTATAGACTTCCGCGAGGTAAATTGCTGGATATAGaagcctagctagctagctaaggtAGGTAATTCATTGGTTATTAACCAGTCAATGTCCGTAGCACAAAGATTAATCCTGCTAATTAACTAGTGGACGCAGTGTACGTCGTCTGCCTCGGTTCCTGAATGATGATATGGATCGGCCGAATGCGATCGACGCGTTGTACCTACTGTTTGTTGCTACTGCGGCAAGAGTTTGTTCCGCCAATAATTAAGTACGCTTCTGTTTGTTTTTGCCAAAAAAAGAAGTATGTTTTGGTATCGTATGCGTGTGCGTATCTGATTGGTATATCCCGTGAGTTCCCAGGGCCGTGGAACTGGTGGATACATCGAGCAGCCGATCCCCCCTCccctgatgataatgatgatgaattATGTTGCTCGCTCGCTCATTATAATCCGATTTCTTCTCTCACCCACCCACGTCGGGTCGGGGACGTAGCCGTCGAGAGTTTGTTCGTTTGCTGCCGCAAGTGGGGATTTATTTAAGTATACATGCGCTTGAGGAGCCCTGGTTAATCAAATATACTCCTACTTGATAAAAATCAAGCAGACGTACTAGTAGACAAAATCGCTTGTCTCGATCGGTGCTTTTGACTAGCTAGGCGGCCGGGTGTGTGTTGGCCAACGGGGAGAAGGATCGGTGCCTAATGAGGAGAATTGTTAATTACCATGTACCCTGGAAGTATGGCTTTTTTGGATTATACCATGTCTGCATGAGGTGAACCTTAGTCTAAgtaccttttttcttttcttttggaatACACATAAGTATGTGTATCATCCATTCATAGAAAGAGGGGGGGAAGGGGGTTAACCTTAGTATAGTACTAGTCCATATCAAAATATAAAACGTTTTTGTAGCATATTTTATAGCTAGCTAACCATCTAATTAAGCATAACTATACTACCTCTGTCATCTCTAAATTTGTAGCAAGCAACATTACCGTGACgtgaccaacctgtggttggatggttagaggtacAGTGGTATTCCAGCCCATCATGGTTcaagtcctgatgctcgcattatttctagacttatttcaggattttcggcgatgcgctttcagtaggaggagacgttcccgtcgacgacgaggcgtctACGGCGAATTCATAGATTTCAAGATGTGCTGGCTCAGTTTCTCGAAGATGCTCAtatgggtagggtgtgcgtgtgtgtattcatagggtgagtgtatgcgcgtatgtatgaatACTTGCTTTTGTATTGTATTAAAATAAATTACCATGACGTGACAGGGCATACAAAAACAATAACCGTTCTGTCATCCAGGACCTTATGTATGTGCATGCACGGGCGACAAGGTGGCATCAAATTTTCGTACCAGAACAAATAGGGGCTAGACAGACTTC
The Triticum dicoccoides isolate Atlit2015 ecotype Zavitan chromosome 3A, WEW_v2.0, whole genome shotgun sequence genome window above contains:
- the LOC119272929 gene encoding nuclear transcription factor Y subunit B-1-like; its protein translation is MADHHYTHLGGGSGSGSGVGGGGGGGGGGSPPERLHGGGGSGDQGIKEQDRLLPIANVGRIMKQVLPPNAKVSKEAKETMQECVSEFISFVTGEASDKCHKEKRKTVNGDDVCWAFSALGFDDYVDPMRRYLLKFRELEGDRAAAAASSRGGLPVPDASTSGAGASGSGNFMFEAMDRRDNTGPGTGRQF